A portion of the Rhodothermus sp. genome contains these proteins:
- the proS gene encoding proline--tRNA ligase: MADAITPRSVDYAQWYVDVIRAAKLADYSPVRGCMIIRPNGYALWENMRAVLDRMFKETGHENAYFPLFIPESFLAKEAEHVEGFAKECAVVTHSRLKLDENGRLIPDPASKLEENLIVRPTSETIIWDTFSRWIQSWRDLPILINQWANVVRWEMRTRLFLRTMEFLWQEGHTAHATREEAIEEALRILDIYTTFAEEYMAMPVIQGVKTPNERFAGAVETYCIEALMQDGKALQAGTSHFLGQNFARAFDCKFQNQNNELEYVWATSWGVSTRLIGALVMTHADDQGLVLPPRLAPTQVVIIPIFRNDAEKSAVLERAQRIERELKDAGFTVKLDARETHRPGWKFNEYEVQGVPVRVAIGPRDVAQGTVELARRDTRTKETVPLSGLAERVRALLDDIQQHLLARARAFRDEMTTRVDTYEEFKEVLEEKGGFILAHWDGTPETEARIQEETKATIRCIPLDRDAEALGTREEGCDMLTGKPSKQRVVFAKAY; the protein is encoded by the coding sequence ATGGCTGACGCTATTACACCACGTTCGGTCGACTACGCTCAGTGGTATGTGGATGTTATACGGGCGGCCAAGTTGGCTGATTATTCGCCCGTACGGGGCTGCATGATCATTCGTCCCAATGGCTACGCGCTCTGGGAGAACATGCGGGCCGTACTCGACCGCATGTTCAAGGAAACCGGCCATGAAAATGCCTACTTTCCCCTGTTCATCCCGGAATCCTTTCTGGCGAAAGAAGCCGAACACGTGGAAGGCTTTGCCAAGGAGTGCGCCGTGGTGACGCACTCCCGGCTGAAGCTTGACGAAAACGGCCGGCTCATCCCCGATCCAGCATCCAAACTGGAAGAAAACCTGATCGTTCGCCCCACCAGCGAGACGATCATCTGGGACACGTTCAGTCGCTGGATTCAGTCCTGGCGGGATCTACCCATCCTGATCAATCAATGGGCGAACGTGGTGCGCTGGGAGATGCGCACGCGGCTGTTCCTGCGCACCATGGAATTCCTCTGGCAGGAAGGCCATACCGCTCACGCTACCCGCGAAGAAGCCATCGAAGAAGCCCTGCGCATCCTGGACATCTACACGACCTTTGCGGAAGAGTACATGGCCATGCCGGTCATTCAGGGAGTTAAAACCCCCAACGAGCGCTTTGCCGGTGCTGTCGAGACCTACTGCATCGAAGCCCTCATGCAAGACGGCAAGGCGCTGCAGGCCGGCACCAGCCACTTCCTGGGTCAGAACTTCGCCCGGGCCTTCGATTGCAAGTTCCAGAACCAGAATAACGAGCTGGAATACGTCTGGGCCACCTCCTGGGGTGTCTCAACCCGACTGATCGGAGCCCTGGTGATGACCCATGCTGATGATCAAGGACTGGTGCTCCCTCCGCGCCTGGCTCCCACCCAGGTGGTTATCATTCCCATCTTTCGGAATGACGCCGAAAAGTCGGCTGTGCTGGAGCGAGCCCAGCGCATCGAACGCGAGCTGAAAGACGCGGGCTTCACCGTCAAACTCGATGCCCGCGAGACGCATCGACCGGGCTGGAAGTTCAATGAATACGAGGTGCAGGGGGTCCCGGTCCGGGTAGCTATCGGCCCTCGCGATGTGGCACAGGGAACGGTAGAATTGGCTCGCCGCGACACACGCACCAAGGAAACGGTCCCCCTGTCTGGACTGGCCGAACGCGTACGTGCACTGCTCGACGACATCCAGCAGCATCTGCTGGCTCGTGCCCGTGCCTTCCGTGACGAAATGACCACCCGCGTCGATACTTACGAGGAATTCAAAGAAGTACTTGAGGAAAAAGGAGGCTTCATCTTGGCTCACTGGGACGGTACCCCGGAAACAGAAGCCCGTATCCAAGAGGAAACCAAAGCAACCATTCGCTGCATTCCGCTCGATCGCGATGCCGAAGCACTCGGCACGCGCGAGGAAGGCTGTGACATGCTGACCGGTAAGCCGTCCAAACAGCGGGTAGTTTTTGCCAAAGCCTATTGA
- the mltG gene encoding endolytic transglycosylase MltG: MKRWIAGIVLILLLCAGGLVGIALAPNTPAYEGTRGVKIPRAATFPQVVDSLQRAGILRYQKPFVWLARLTGWHRQIKAGYYTFEAGASNYHLLSVLRRGLQTPVRVTIPPGSRPEVVAALVCNALACPPDSMLAALRDSNLAAELRTDTNHLFGRLLPDTYFFYWLTDPRTVIRRVHRHFLDFFTPERRARADSLGLTIDEVITLASIVEWEARPEERPRIAGVYLNRLRRGMPLQADPTVQYAILQREGQKRRLLFADYRIAHPYNTYRFRGLPPGPITNPSPNAIDAVLYAEAHDYLYFVADGEGGHIFSRTFREHVQAANRYRRLMQQRRREARTPTGDEADG; this comes from the coding sequence ATGAAGCGCTGGATTGCTGGCATTGTGCTGATTCTTCTGCTTTGCGCCGGAGGGCTGGTAGGAATCGCGCTGGCGCCCAATACGCCTGCGTACGAAGGCACACGTGGCGTGAAAATTCCTCGGGCAGCCACATTCCCACAGGTTGTGGACTCACTCCAGAGGGCAGGCATCCTGCGCTATCAGAAGCCCTTTGTCTGGCTGGCACGTCTGACCGGCTGGCATCGCCAGATCAAGGCGGGCTACTACACGTTTGAGGCCGGGGCTTCCAACTATCATCTGCTCAGCGTGCTGCGGCGGGGCTTGCAGACACCTGTGCGGGTGACGATCCCTCCGGGCTCTCGTCCGGAAGTTGTAGCGGCCCTCGTGTGCAATGCCCTGGCCTGCCCACCTGACTCCATGCTGGCCGCATTGCGTGACAGCAACCTGGCGGCCGAACTGCGTACCGACACAAACCACCTGTTTGGCCGGCTACTTCCCGACACCTACTTCTTCTACTGGCTCACCGACCCGCGCACAGTGATTCGACGCGTGCACCGGCACTTTCTCGACTTTTTTACCCCCGAACGACGTGCCCGCGCTGATAGCCTGGGCCTGACTATCGACGAGGTCATTACACTGGCTTCTATTGTCGAATGGGAAGCCCGCCCTGAAGAACGGCCCCGTATCGCAGGCGTCTATCTGAACCGCCTGCGCCGAGGTATGCCACTGCAAGCCGATCCCACGGTCCAGTATGCTATCCTGCAGCGAGAGGGGCAAAAACGCCGCTTGCTTTTTGCTGACTATCGAATCGCCCATCCATACAACACGTACCGCTTTCGTGGACTACCGCCCGGTCCGATCACCAACCCGTCCCCCAATGCCATTGATGCCGTACTCTACGCTGAAGCACACGATTACCTGTACTTTGTGGCCGATGGGGAAGGCGGACACATCTTCAGCCGCACCTTCCGTGAACATGTGCAGGCTGCCAACCGCTATCGCCGCCTGATGCAGCAACGCCGACGAGAAGCCCGTACTCCTACCGGCGACGAGGCGGACGGGTAG
- the pheA gene encoding chorismate mutase: MSLEQLHSAIDHAQNHRPELPESPTEADMIPWRRRIDEIDRAILRLLNERARCANIIGYIKKKLGLPVYVPEREEEVLRNVLSANEGPLSNEAVRRLFERVIDETRALERQKYQDAP; encoded by the coding sequence ATGTCGCTCGAACAACTCCACAGCGCCATCGATCACGCCCAAAACCACCGCCCGGAGCTACCCGAATCGCCAACTGAGGCAGACATGATTCCCTGGCGACGGCGCATCGACGAGATCGACCGGGCTATCCTGCGCCTGCTGAACGAACGCGCACGTTGCGCCAATATCATTGGCTATATCAAAAAGAAGCTGGGATTACCAGTATATGTACCCGAGCGTGAAGAAGAAGTACTGCGTAACGTGCTCTCAGCCAACGAAGGTCCCCTTTCCAACGAGGCGGTACGCCGCCTGTTTGAACGCGTCATTGACGAAACACGCGCGCTGGAACGACAGAAATACCAGGACGCTCCGTAA
- the tsaD gene encoding tRNA (adenosine(37)-N6)-threonylcarbamoyltransferase complex transferase subunit TsaD produces MTLPEVILGIETSCDDTAAAVVIRGQLSANVVASQQTTHLRYGGVVPELASRDHQRRIVLVVRQALQEADLHPSELDAIAVTYGPGLVGSLLVGLSFAKAFALGLGRPLIGVNHLEGHIYSVFIEPPSPPFPYLCLIVSGGHTQLMRVDAGFRHTLLGRTRDDAAGEAFDKVARLLGLGYPGGPEVDRLARQGRPDFVTFPRPRLEGYDFSFSGLKTAVRYYLDQFSQAERVRLLEQHRADLCASFQQAVVDVLIDVLRRAILDTGLRHVAIVGGVSANSGLRAAAQTLAEALDVQLYIPPLPYCMDNAAMIAITGYFKAQAGQRSPLTLAAIPALSD; encoded by the coding sequence GTGACGCTGCCTGAAGTCATTCTTGGAATCGAAACGTCCTGTGACGACACGGCCGCTGCCGTGGTTATCAGGGGTCAGTTGTCCGCGAACGTGGTGGCCTCCCAACAGACCACGCACCTGCGCTACGGTGGCGTCGTGCCGGAGCTTGCTTCTCGGGATCACCAGCGGCGCATTGTTCTGGTTGTTCGCCAGGCGCTACAGGAAGCCGATCTGCATCCCTCGGAGCTCGACGCCATTGCCGTCACCTACGGACCCGGCCTGGTAGGATCGCTGCTGGTGGGGCTGAGCTTTGCCAAAGCCTTTGCGCTGGGACTGGGCCGCCCGCTCATCGGCGTTAACCATCTGGAGGGCCATATTTACTCGGTCTTTATTGAGCCTCCCTCACCACCCTTTCCCTATCTATGCCTGATCGTCTCCGGCGGACACACGCAGTTGATGCGCGTCGACGCAGGCTTCCGCCATACGCTTCTGGGCCGTACCCGCGACGACGCAGCCGGCGAGGCTTTCGACAAAGTGGCCCGCCTGCTGGGCCTGGGCTATCCCGGCGGTCCGGAAGTCGACCGACTGGCTCGCCAGGGCCGTCCCGACTTTGTAACATTCCCTCGCCCCCGGTTGGAAGGATACGATTTTTCGTTCAGTGGCCTGAAAACAGCCGTGCGCTATTACCTCGATCAGTTTTCGCAGGCAGAGCGGGTCCGCCTACTTGAACAACACCGCGCCGACCTCTGCGCCTCGTTCCAGCAAGCCGTCGTCGATGTACTGATCGACGTGCTTCGCCGGGCCATTCTCGACACCGGTCTCCGTCATGTGGCCATCGTGGGTGGTGTCTCGGCCAACTCAGGCCTACGCGCTGCAGCCCAGACATTGGCTGAAGCGCTGGATGTGCAGTTGTATATTCCGCCGCTTCCTTACTGTATGGACAATGCTGCCATGATCGCGATTACGGGCTACTTCAAAGCACAGGCCGGACAAAGAAGCCCACTGACGCTGGCCGCCATCCCTGCGCTGTCTGACTGA
- a CDS encoding LytR C-terminal domain-containing protein produces MRKKMGRKPRGRSRGFETLLLFLLLGSVGLLVYALGVRLLAPRVDPVREANPAHLVGDIIQLEVRNGCGVDGVAARTTRYLRRRGFDVVEVGDYTSFDVPHSLVIDRVGDLEAARKVAAVLGIPADRVRQQIRPDLFLDASVIIGKDYAQLAPFRNKSD; encoded by the coding sequence ATGAGGAAGAAGATGGGGCGTAAGCCACGGGGGCGTTCCAGAGGATTTGAAACGCTGCTGCTCTTTCTCCTTCTCGGGAGCGTTGGTCTTTTGGTGTATGCACTGGGGGTGCGTCTGTTGGCGCCGCGCGTTGACCCGGTGCGGGAGGCCAATCCAGCACATCTGGTAGGTGATATTATTCAACTGGAAGTGCGTAACGGATGCGGTGTGGATGGGGTAGCCGCCCGCACGACGCGTTATCTGCGTCGCCGTGGCTTCGATGTGGTGGAGGTGGGTGATTACACCTCGTTTGATGTGCCGCATTCGCTGGTTATCGATCGGGTGGGGGACCTGGAGGCTGCCCGCAAAGTAGCAGCCGTGCTGGGGATTCCTGCCGACCGGGTACGCCAGCAAATTCGACCGGATCTCTTTCTGGATGCCTCCGTCATTATTGGCAAAGATTATGCGCAACTGGCGCCCTTCAGGAATAAGTCAGACTAA
- the rsfS gene encoding ribosome silencing factor, translating to MTQTDRQHRVQSSSQMLARHAIDAALEKKAKDLVLMDMRQVSGVADYFVLCTGQSDLQIRAIAEAIEERIEQHCQERPWHIEGWEHLQWVVLDYVDVVVHIFTPEKRAFYGLERLWGDAPQEQITEDRSGADVQLLQESVVTTD from the coding sequence ATGACGCAGACAGATCGTCAGCATCGCGTGCAGTCTTCGTCGCAGATGCTGGCGCGGCATGCGATTGATGCTGCACTGGAGAAGAAGGCGAAGGATCTGGTGCTTATGGATATGCGCCAGGTCAGCGGGGTGGCCGACTACTTTGTGCTCTGCACCGGACAATCGGATTTGCAGATTCGCGCGATTGCCGAAGCGATTGAAGAGCGTATTGAACAGCACTGCCAGGAGCGTCCCTGGCATATAGAGGGTTGGGAGCACCTGCAGTGGGTTGTGCTTGATTACGTAGATGTGGTGGTGCACATCTTTACTCCCGAGAAGCGTGCTTTTTACGGGTTAGAACGGCTCTGGGGCGATGCGCCGCAGGAACAGATAACCGAAGACCGTTCGGGAGCTGATGTTCAGCTCCTGCAGGAGTCCGTGGTAACCACCGACTAA
- a CDS encoding DUF423 domain-containing protein, with product MARTFLVLGALLAGIAVALGAFAAHGLAPRVTPERLQTFETGVRYQMYHALALLLTGWLLHQLGTSGLTLAGWCFLTGIVLFSGSLYILVLTDTPWLGALAPLGGTAFMLGWGWMAWELWKTFRT from the coding sequence ATGGCCCGAACATTCCTGGTGCTGGGCGCGCTGTTGGCCGGCATAGCGGTAGCGTTAGGTGCTTTTGCCGCGCATGGGCTGGCCCCACGAGTGACGCCCGAACGACTGCAGACGTTTGAGACAGGCGTGCGTTACCAGATGTATCACGCGTTGGCTCTGCTCCTGACCGGGTGGCTATTGCACCAGCTCGGGACGTCGGGGCTGACCCTGGCCGGATGGTGCTTCCTGACCGGCATTGTCCTGTTTTCCGGCAGTCTATACATCCTGGTGTTGACCGACACCCCATGGCTGGGCGCGCTGGCCCCACTGGGCGGCACCGCCTTCATGCTGGGATGGGGATGGATGGCCTGGGAACTCTGGAAGACGTTCCGTACCTAA